In Eubalaena glacialis isolate mEubGla1 chromosome 12, mEubGla1.1.hap2.+ XY, whole genome shotgun sequence, the sequence taattataactgGTGATAAGTGCCCTGAAGAAAAAACTGTATGTTATGAGAGAGAGTCATTGGGACAGGGCAATTATGGACTGCTTGGAgtcgggggagagggaggagagactgGAAAGACATCTCTGAAGTAGTAGACGGAAATGATGCCCTAAGGAATTTAGTGCAGAGAAATCAGTCTGGGGAGGAAGTGGGAAAAGAGCATTTCAGATGGAATAATCAGCATGTCCCTGAGGAGGGAGAGAACCTGGCTCAGATAAGAGGGAGCTAGAAGAAAGGCTGGGTGTTGCTGGAGCCGAGAATAAATGGATGGGTGCTGCCAGGTGATCTGGCAGAGGTGGCAGGGACCAGATCCTGCATTGCCATGAGGTTGCTAGCCTGTGGATTTTCTACTTGATCCTGACGGCCTTGGGAAGATAATCAATGTTTTAAGCTGGGGAGTGACACGATTCCCTTTAGAATCTTACAATCTTTTATCACTCAAGCTGCTGTGTAGAGTGTGGACAAAGGGACTGGGCAGGAACTGGGGGCAGGGAATCTGCCCAGCAGGATATTGCAAAAGTCCAAGTAAAAGGTGATAGCAGGGGCTGGCGGTTTGCAGGAGACAGGAGAACACATGTCAGGATATAGTGAAGAGATAGAACTAACAGGATTTCATCATGGATGGAAGGAGAAAGGGTGACTCCAGTGGTGTGAATTGACCAGCTGGGTGGGAATGGTAGCATTTACTGTTTGAAAAAAGACTGAAGGGGAAGGAGGTTTATTGGTGGCTGGGGAAGGATGGGAATGGAGTAGAGCTCAAGAGCCCATTTTTGGACAAATTAAGTTTGAGGTTTCCAAGTCAACTGGAATCAGTATCTCAGAGACAGTTCTGGGCCAGATATCAAATACACCCCCCGActcatatagatatagatatagatatagatatagatatagatatagatatagatatatagatggatggatagagtgATCTATCTTTCTGTCTACAGATAGATAACCTGAGATCACTTGCCAAGTATGCAGTTAAAATATCCTAATTTTAGTAGTACCATTGATATGATTATATATGCAccaattcctttgtttttttaaaatgttctctagTTATTAAATGAAGAAGTGCTGAGCCACAGCAGCTTGCTGGAGACCATTGAAGTCAAAGGAGCTGGCATGACAGAGCACTATGTCACCCAGTTAGAATTCCAGGACCTGCAAGAACGATACAGAGACATCAGAGAGCGGACCAAGGTATGGCTCACCGTGTTCCAGGCAAACCCACTGAAAATGCAGTGTTTGGAGCTGTGCTTATTTAAAGACTCATTTATTTGGGGCAATGACAGCCTTGTGAAAGCAGATAgaacaaaaaaatgcaaaatgaattttaatacttTGAATACCCCACtggcaaaaccaaacaaaaaccctcAACTATTGTTAGGATATGAAAGTTactgaaggaaaataattctCAATTAAAAAGTCCTAGAAATGTACCTATTGTAGAAAAATTGGGGGCAGCTTCATAAGGAAGACTCATAAGTTCTTTAATATGTCTggtgatgaaaattttctaaagCAGGAAATAATCaccaataatatttataataccgtgctttatttatttctttgtgaacTTTCAGCACACCTTACTTTATTAGACAAAGTACATGAAAAATTAAATCCACAGTGAGTCCCAATCCTCACTGACGGCACAATATaagaatttcagttttcttcattagcaaaaatgtatttttatgacAAATAAAGTTAATTCATTTTTTGGAATATCCATGTGACATTTCATAAGGAATTCAGAGATCAGGAAGATAATTCAAGAAAGTGATCTTTAAGACCCCTTTTACTCctaatattacatttttttatattttttacctaAATCTTAATGTTTTACTCTTCTAGGAAACATtcatattttaatgatttaataatcatgcttttttaaaattccgAAAGTGAATTCTTACAGTACGTTGAAACTGCATGTAGAAATGTATTCCCATCTTAATCATCTTACATGCTAATAATAGGAAGCAGTAACCAAGTCTGAAAAACTAGTTCGCCTGCACCAGGAGTATCAGAGAGACTTGAAGGCATTTGAAGCTTGGCTGGAGCAAGAGCGAGAAAAGCTTGACCGATATTCACTTCTTGAAGGTGATGCCCACACTCACGAGACAACGTTGCGGGATCTTCAGGTAAAGTCTACTTCATCATAAAACAAAGGAATTTTCATTCTGAATGTGGAATCATTATTTTAAGCAGTGGGAAGTTACTGTGACCTTAAATCCTATAAACAGCTGATATATATTAAGTGAAACCCTAGTAAGGTCTGATCTGTAGCATTTTGGGACCTCGGTAGCGTATGCTAGTCGAGATCGTTTGATAGGCAGTTTAGACTGAGCAGGACTGGATCTTGAGGAATTCGTTAAGTTACTAAGGTGGCCTCTGACAGGAGTGCCTAGTGGTCTCATTTATGGTATTGACTGGCCCACCTGCCTGTTGCTCCCTAAAGGATTGAATTAGATGTGGAACACAGCTGCAGGAGTCAATAGCACGTGACACTTCTCAAAGTCAAATCGGTGGCACCATCTTAGGCCATCTGGTTTTAACCCAAATCTCCCACATTGCTGAGGATACAGGCCCAGGGACAGAGACCTAGAAGAAGGAATTCGAGGAGCTAGAAAAAGCACTGGTGCTCAGGTGAGCAGTCTGATATTCAGGGCCAGATGGCAAACCTCATGGGGAAAGTGGTCCTAACCCACTTATTCATTGActcattcaacatttactgaacacctaatGCAGTGCAGACACTGTACTTGGCTAGCTAGTACAGGTAaagatgattaaaatatttttcttgcctgCAAGGAACTTGCATTCTAAAGAAATGCAGACCCATTGATAGGTCGTAATGATCTATCTAACAATGTGATAAGGACATTAATAGAACTACTCTATTATTAGGGATCTTATGGGAGCATCAAAGAGAGCCCCTTAATCTTACCTGGAGAGACAGGTAGGGGTCAGGGGGTTCCCAAGAAGGGGAAACCAGGCACACAGAGTAGAGAACAGAGAAAGGCCAGCAAGACAACTCTGTGTCCCACCAGCTCTGTGTTGGAACTTACTGAACACTGTCAGCTCTTATCGGAATTGGTTCAGGATTGGGCAAGATGTACCTACAGCTCACACAAGGTGGAAAAGCAGGACTGAGATGGTCATCGCTGGCATATAACATTTCTGGCTATTTCAGTGGGTCTCAGGGAGTGTTGTGTAATGGCGGGAGTGCACGGGTGGGATTAGGAAGCTGAGACTCTGACTTATGGTGAGAACTGACCCTGGGTGACTTTGGCGGAGGTAAACGTCTCTGACTCAGTTTTCTCCACAGAGTTGTTCTGAGGAAGGATTAGATGAGATGGgagaaaaatcttatttaaataatAGTCCATTCATGAAATAAATACACAGCAGAAGTTGAAGAGTCATAGTTTCATTAGCTTATTTAAGGATCTCATCCATTTTATTCTTAATAGTAGCATACCCTGGTCTGCTAGGTTTAACTGTTGTAATTTATCTTAATGGAATGGactttgttttctggctataacCTCTCCCAGCACTTCACTCCAGACATTCTTGGCAAGCAAATGCCAAGCTCTCCAAGTTCTGTGTAGGAACTGGGCCAAGAAGTCACTTGTCACCAGCAGGTGTTTCTCCTGTTCCAGAAGAAAATGTTTCACTTTGGTCAGTATTAATGTAGCCCAAACCCAAACCTAACTCCAACCTCTCAGTTCACTGTGTATTAATTCTTATTGACACTGTCTTATTTTGAGTCACCACAAATGTTAAAAAGGGAGGGGAGACGCTAAGGCAGAAATTGGTGGTGGAGACGTGACATTCCAACTGCACTACTTCAGGGTCCTGATGTCCTACAGCTCGCTTAGTCATCTGGGGATCTGCCAGCAGTGTGAAACATGTTCACAAATTATTTTGCATTTACTGAAGGCTTAATTTGAGTCTTAGaacacatagatttttaaaatatttaactatatTTTCCCCTCAGAAtaagtacttgaaatgtggtatacatatataagAATTTATCTAATGCAGTGATTTGTAGAATAGTGAAAACTGCTATTAAATAGGGAAAGGGTGATATATTAAGAAGattaggggcttccttggtggctcagtggttgagaatccgcctgccaatgcaggggacacgggttcgagccctggtccgggaagatcccacatgccacggagcaactaagtccgtgcgtcacaactactgagcctgtgctctagagcccgcaagccacaactactgagcccgcgtgcctagagcccatgctctgcaacaagagaagccaccgcaatgagaagcccacacaccgcaacgaagagtagccactgctcgccgccactagagaaagcccgcgtacagcaatgaagacccaacgcagccaaaaataaataaataaataagttaattaattaatttttaaaaaggagattaaTTAGGGCAAGGATCAGTAGACTGTAGCCCAGAACCCATATTTTAAATAAGGTTGGAGAGCGGATGGGGAGACCGGCGGCCCGAAGACGGAGTCGGAGGCGGAGCGCTGCGGCCATGCAGGCGGCAGAGGCGGACGCAGGCGCAGGCAGGATGGCGGGCGGCGCTGAAGGCCTGGGCAGCCAGGGGGGCAGGGGGGCCCGGGGCGGCCCTCGCAGCGCGGGTGCTGCCGCCGCTGCAAACGACGGAGCTCTGTGGGTCGCGCCGGCACAGCACTCTCCGGGGCCGGGCGGACACCCCGCGTCCACGGCCAGAAGGCCAGGAAGCCGGCCGCACGTATTCGCCCTAAGTGTGCCTTTCCCGTCCACCTTGGAGGCGGAGATCGCCCGTGGGTCCCTGGCCCCAGATGCCGAACTGCACCATGGGGCTGTTGGGAAGGAGCTCACAGTAAGCGGCAGCGTCCTGGCGGTCCACTGGAGAGCTGAAGATTCCCACCTCCTCCAAATTTCCATCGTCAACTTTCTTGACCAGCTTTCTCTGGTGATACGGACCATGCAGCGCTTTGGGCCCCCTGTTGCACGCTAAGCCAGGGCTAGAGAAAGGGATTAAGGTCTAAACTTGTGTCCCTTCCTAGACAGTGCATCCCTCCTAGGGCAGTGATTCCTGTAGTAGTTGCCACTTTATTATGGGGGCCTCACCTTTTGCCTCTACTGGCCCTTGGGTGCTGAGGGTTCACTTGCTTTGTTTGGTGCTTAAATGTTTCTTAACTACTGAAAATAAAACTGAGCTACGATGCTCTGTCTGACCTTATTTTCAACTACAGCACCTTTAAATATTCTTGCCTTTGTCCTTAGATTGGAGGGGAGGTTCTGTGATTCAGATATTCAAGTAGTACAATGTAACTGAAGACAGTTTAAGAAATGGAAGAGGATAGGTCCTGTCTGTCATTCAGTATTAACTACTGTcaacattttggaatattttcttagttttatagTGGTATTTATGTAGTAAATGTGTAACAGTAATAATATTTTGCAAGTGTAGcatttttcctgatatttttcaTCTAACATGAAcctttttctaaaaattcttcaaaagcattattgaatggatacataaaagaTACATTATTgaatgttaaattattttcaatttttgccaTATTATAGGTAATGATTCAGTGGAATGCTTGTATGTAGAGCTTTGCCTGAATGATTGTTTTCTTAAGATAGACTACAAGAGGTAGAATTGGTTAAATATGTAAAGCTCTCACTCTGCAGTGTGTGAAATTGCTCTCCAAATTGTACAGAAAATGTACCCTCCCACCAGAATGCTGGTTTCGCACATCCTTGTCACTACTGGGTCTCCttggtaaaatttttttaaaaactgggtttGTATGACAAGAGCAAACAACCGAGAAACACTCGAATAGGAGCTTTGTGGCTTACTGGCCTTGTCTcagatcagtgaagaaaaagtGCTAGGACAGTCATTTAAGCCTTTAGTTAGAAGGAGTTAGCTTCCTGTAAAAGGTGTTGTATCCTGCAGCCTTTCTAAACTCACTTATTCTAGTAGCTCTTTGGTAGATGCCATTGGATTTTCATCATTGATCACGTTTTCTCAGAATAAAggcagttttgcttcttcctttccaaaaaataaataaataaataaataaggttttattggaacacagccacacctgtTCATCTATGTAGCGTCTATGGCTGCTTTGGCGCCACAATGGCAAGGTTAGGCAATTGAGTACTTGCAACAGAGATtgtgtggcccacaaagcctaaaatatccaACCCTATCCAACCCTTAATGGAAAATTTTGCCAAACCCTGAATTAAGGAAAGAGATTGTacaaaattacctttaaaaaattttaggaattttggaataaaatttctgtttgtcatcattttgattaatattttacaatataaattgttcttcttttccatttacaaTACATTCACATTACAACATTCTTGGAGTGGTATCATAGCTGAGGACAAATGTATCCAATAGTCTGAACCATATAAGGTTGCTATTTCTATAGGTAAAAGTGGTCAGATATGAGCAATTTCGTTGgtattaaagattttttaataatattgtattctgACTAAATATGTTGACACTTTTAACATTCTTGGTAGGATTTGACTTGGCCCCTTTCAACTTTAGATGATCAGATCAAGTAACACAAGTGTATAATACCGTTTTGCCAACATCTTTAAGGATATgagtttttctttctataaaaaaaGTAGTTTATGCTCCTCAAGACTTGGTTCATACTAAATTTGTAGGGTAAATTTCTGGGACTTATGCTTTGGTGGAGGGAAATGTATTTGTACCTAGGAGTACCTGATGGGCAGGTGTGATAATTCAGCCTTCCAGGTTTGTATGCCCTGTACCCTCCAGGGCCAACTTCTCTTTGCCATCGCATTCCCTAGAACATCTTTGGCAAAGGATCCCTCCTTAGCAAAAGCAAGGTCCATTGTTCTTTTCTCAGCCACACATGTAGCACTGATCCCATTCAATGTCAAAGCAAGAAACCTTAGGCTCTTTAAACAGATTAGGAGCCAAAAAAAGCCTAGGTTATTATATTAAACAATAACCCTTTAATCACAGTGTTTTTTGTCTGTAGGCTGAAAAGCCAAATTTCAGACATTGCTTCTAAGAtgactgagaaaaatatttctctcggtgtgtgtatttctgtgtatatgtgtgcattcTGATTAATTTAATTGGAAATACTTCAGAATCTTTCTCCTGACTTGGGAGACAGTATTCAGTTTTCGGTACATATTTTTTTGTGTAAGTCGGAATCAAAGCATTCTTTCCTAACATGAAGCTTTCTTGAAGCCAACGTGAAGGGCACAGTTGGCTTGAGTGAGACATGATCACCTACACGGGTGTAAAATATGAGTGAGGTGTGGCAGCCATACCTTTCCCCTACAGGAGCTCCAGGTGCACTGCGCAGAGGGGCAGGCCCTGTTGCATTCAGTGCTGCACACCAGAGAGGAAGTGATACCATCGGGCATCCCCCAGACGGAGGACCGGGCATTAGAGTCTCTCCGGCAGAACTGGCAGGCTTACCAGCAGAGGCTGTCCGAGACCCGAACTCAGTTCAATAATGTAGTCAACAAATTGAGACTGATGGAACAGAAGTTTCAGCAAGTAGACGAGTGGCTGAAAGCAATGGAGGACAAAGTGAGTCTCAGAAGTGGACGTCAGTCTCACCGGGCAGCCAAGGAGATACAATTACATCAGATGAAGGTACAACTAACGTAAATTCCTCATCTTTGTCAAAGTAGCAGTTGCATTGCATAAtttgtttccttaaaatatttagtaacttCTGGTCCAAGGTTTAGCTTTTGCAAAATCTCTTTCTACTTGTAAAGAAATTTGATGTACATTACAATGGAGCATTCTTCTACCAGCAATTATTTATTAGAATCCTAAGGCAGTCTAGTTTAatgaagtattttatattttcttcccaaGCTTTATTACCTTGCTTGGTAAAGATACATGAATGCTAGTGTTGCAATAATTTGTTTATGGCTCTGATTTGAAATTGCTCTACTGTACTACATTGACATAAtacttgaaaattaattttattctaatttttatgtaGATTCAGTGCACATGATCAAGATAATCCTTAGGCCTCTGGAGCTTCTTTTCCTTAttcatctattttaaaatgtatctaagtacaacaaaaagatataaaaatatatgtaataaagaCAGAACACTCAAACTCATTAAGTGTACAGTTTTTATCATGTTACTGGAATTACATTTTCATGAAGGTTTTATGTgaagtattttcaaaattatatcaCAGGATAAGTATATTCTAACAATACACTGAAATCGTTTTCTAGTAAGAAGATATATTTATTTGTCTTACTCAAGAATCTGTAAGATTGAACCTTTCCCTCCAATACTGTGTCATTTCAGAAGTGGCATGAAGAAGTCACTGCGTACAGAGATGAAGTTGAGGAAGTGGGAGCCAGAGCACAGGAGATCCTGGATGAGAGCCACGTGAGCAGCCGAATGGGCTGCCAGGCCACCCAGCTGACGTCCAGATACCAAGCCCTTCTCCTCCAAGTGCTGGTGAGCGGGCCACCCCTGCTCATCATAGGCAAACTTCACAAGCCAGATGTTCTTCCTTTCGCTAACCTCCAGTGAAGATAATATGTGTTTAGCAAGAAAGGCACTGGCACAGGTCTTTAATCACTGTTCAATTGTGTTTCTTCTttcaaaggaacaaataaaattcCTGGAGGAAGAGATCCAGAGTTTGGAGGAATCAGAATTATCTCTAAGTTCCTATTCGGATTGGTACAGCTCTACTCACAAAAATTTCAAGAATGTGGCTGCCAAAATTGATAAAGTAGATAAAGTgatgatggggaaaaaaatgaagacattggAGGTAGGCATGCAAATATCAGGTTTGTCTCCCAACGCTTCTTCTTTCACAAGCTGTTCCCGTCTCCGCGTAGAATTGGGAGTGCATGTGTTCATCCCCGCCCGGTATGATCGGTGATCCTTGGCTCACCATCTCACTCTAAATTCCAAGTTATAATCTCTTAAGCCAAAGACtgactttcatttatttgtgttgtgAAGCCATTTCAATGTCTTACACATGGCTGCGCAAGAAATTCTTAACTAAATTCCAGTTTGAcactaaatattaaaagaaaaaaattatctcaaattcATGGCACTGTGCGTTAATAGAGTTTTAACTCAGATCTATAGGAGCACTGTTAAGGACAAGAGAAACATCAAGTTCTTCCTTAAGTCTCTGATTTGGAAATGATATGCTGATCAAAACTTTAAAAGACCTATATTGAAGTAAAGAAGATTCCTGACTGCTGGCGGGCCAAATCTAGTTATAAACTTCAAAAAACATATGTTAAGGGGAAATCAGTGGACTCAAGAATGGGACTTGAAAGGCTgttctttaaaaggaaagaaataatgctgttatttgcatttatttgtttatttgtttgtttgtttgtatttgctTCCCACTCTTTCTCAGGGTTTGctaaaagacatggagaaaggcCAGAGTTTGCTCAAATCAGCccgagagaaaggagagagggctcTTACATACTTGGAAGATGGTGAGGCAGAGACGTTAAGAAAAGAGATCCATGACCACGTGGAACAGTTGAAGGAACTGACCAGCACTGTCCGGAAGGAGCACATGACTCTGGAAAAAGGCCTTCATTTAACAAAGGAATTCTCAGATAAATACAAAGCACTAACTCAGTGGATAGCAGAATACCGAGAAATCCTACACATTCCTGAAGAACCCAAAATGGAATTATATGAGAAAAAAGCTCAACTATCTAAATACAAGGTAGTGTGTTGTTACTAACTGACAGATGCACGAGGATGTCATGTAGGACTGAACTGGTGGGACGTGGTTCCTGGTTTGTGTCACCCTTAGTGAGTGCTAGAAAAACTCCTTAACAGGCCTGTTCTGCTGGTGGGGAGTGGTATAGATTTATTTGGCTAGAAACACTACATCAGACTTATTTTTCCATTCAGGAATTGTATTTCTCTGATATTCAAAGGTTGTATCAGTAAATGGAGATCTATTCTGACAGTGTGATCCAGGTATGTGGATCCTCCAGAAAAACCTTCTTGGCATTAGGATCTCACACCTACAGATTTTATCTTTCATGTAGAGTCTTTCCTTCATCTTTTGGTACAGAAGGCCTATAAACTGACCTATGGTAAATTCAAAATGAGACATCctatttctaagaaaataaattctaattAACCGACTGTAGTTAAACatcttagaaattaatttttgaaagaacAAATGGTGATGTGGATATCACTATACACGCTGTAGATATAAATATTTCACATGCTCAAATCTGTGAAACAGTTATCGAAGTTTATACATGGAATAGTCTGTTTTCTAAATTTGACCCAAATTATTTAGTGATAGTCTTTAAGAATTACAGTGTGATGGCTTGCCTCAAAGCTTTTCCTGTCGGAAGCTTTTTCCTCCTCCAGCCAGTATGTCTATTCCTGTCCTTGGTTCTTCTGCCTAGCCTGACAGTGTGTCTTTGAAGGTGTTATATAAGAATCACACTGCTTCTTCTTTTTTAGTTCCCTCTGAGTTCTTGATATATTTAAATAGCACTTTTAGGCCATCATAGCAACGTTGCAACTGGAATTCGTCTCCCAGACTTCACATCCAGCTCAAGCTGCTATTGGTTTCACGAGTCAAAATCAAAAGATAGCACCTCGCCCCCTTCATAGAGTATTAAGGTTTATTCTCTGCCGAAAGGAATGAGCTAGAAGCCAGCAATATGAACCATGTTAAATTTAGCCGAATGTAATTCTTTTCCATACTTCTCTCTGCGCATGTGAAGGGCTATTTGATGTCTTACTTTTACTCTGTATTGAAAAActgtattagccataaaaaggcatTCTCTCTTTATTGCTTTatacttattaatttttaaagtatatgtcagatctttatttttataaatttatttatttatttatttatttttggctgtgtttggtcttcgttgctgcacgtgggcttctctagttgcggcgagcaggggctactctttgttgcggtgtgtgggcttctcattgcagtggcttctcttgttgcagagcacaggctctaggcgcgcaggcttcagtagttgtggcacgtggactcagtagttgtggctcgcgggctctagagcgcaggctcagtagttgtggggcacgggcttagttgctccgcggcatgtgggatcttcccggaccagggctcgaacccgtgtcccctgcattggcaggcggattgttaaccactgcgctaccagggaagtcccatcagatCTTTATTTGAAGTAGATAAACTTATACATGCcaacgtatatgtatatattcacctTGATCACGTAGGTGAGCTGGctcttgttgttttttctttgtaattcaaGTCACTCCAGCAAACGGTGTTGTCCCATGAACCGTCAGTACAATCAGTGAGAGAGAAAGGCGAAGCCCTCCTGGAGCTGGTGCAGGATGTTACTTTAAAGGACAAAATAGA encodes:
- the LOC133102423 gene encoding EKC/KEOPS complex subunit LAGE3-like, with protein sequence MQAAEADAGAGRMAGGAEGLGSQGGRGARGGPRSAGAAAAANDGALWVAPAQHSPGPGGHPASTARRPGSRPHVFALSVPFPSTLEAEIARGSLAPDAELHHGAVGKELTVSGSVLAVHWRAEDSHLLQISIVNFLDQLSLVIRTMQRFGPPVAR